One Helicoverpa armigera isolate CAAS_96S chromosome 1, ASM3070526v1, whole genome shotgun sequence genomic window carries:
- the LOC110374263 gene encoding potassium channel subfamily T member 2 isoform X2, with the protein MECSGGGESVDGPSSRGSTKVNFPPEVELERRPTVSAVATAAYHKSRGRSMSAWSDISRSSIRFEERVRVEYYVNENTFKERLQLYFIKNQRSSLRIRIANLFFKLLTCVLYICRVCADGDPITASCYGCRPGNKTEFEYSANLTEEEFQEHPIINWDGIIWVNRPLYLWVVQVILAMISFTEAILLAYLGYKGNIWQQVLSFHFILEMVNTIPFALTLPFPPLRNLFIPVFLNCWLAKRSLENMFNDLHRAMQKSQSALSQQLMILCVTLLCLVFTSVCGIQHFQRAGHRHLNLFQATYFVVVTFSTVGYGDFVPDIWPSQLFMVIMIGVALVVLPTQFEQLAFTWMERQKLGGSYSSHRAQSEKHVVVCSTTLHADTIMDFLNEFYAHPLLQDYYVVLLSPMELDTTMRMILQVPIWAQRVIYIQGSCLKDTDLIRARMNEAEACFILAARNYADKTAADEHTILRSWAVKDFAPAVPQYVQIFRPENKLHVKFAEFVVCEDEFKYALLANNCTCPGASTLVTLLLHTSRGQEGQQSPEEWHRLYGKCSGNEIYHIVLGDSRFFGEYEGKSFTYASFHSHRKYGVALVGVRPAELPEFYEETILLNPGPRHIMKSSDTCYYMSITKEENSAFVVAEKQEHKPTLPKDQTACSLLSNDKKAGDAEEVSDQQKKPDGSNVAQYDLPQVILQAPASVTPKASPSRINQANTVSSANFTVANSKYGEGTSASDSRTCLKDSPGTDSATDSHLLLPKPDSNFLSPDALNYRRGSRRPSILPVPDMVTSSLNIASDNQDEDAEIDESEDELEDDVPWRSPSEKIADDVTTSSFSSLAASDIGHSAWRNDYMRIVKGFPPVSPFIGVSPTLCYLLKEKKPLCCLQLAQVCEHCAYRNAKEYQWQNKTIILAADYASNGIYNFIIPLRAHFRSKTSLNPIILLLERRPDIAFLDAISYFPLVYWMLGSIDCLDDLLRAGITLAENVVVVNKELSNSAEEDSLADCNTIVAVQTMFKFFPSIKSITELSQSSNMRFMQFRAHDKYALHLSKMEKREKERGSHISYMFRLPFAAGSVFSASMLDTLLYQAFVKDYVITFVRLLLGVDQAPGSGFLTSMKISKEDMWIRTYGRLYQKLCSTTCEIPIGIYRTQDTTLADASHHVSMSPRTPSKWFWSRLARMRPSRASQEEGEGGGFSTCGRREATSCLSGCYGERTPAYSTSLADEARDNHAQQIERAEIANLVRSRMESLNLTGIDYDDVSEKRNSLSYVIINPSCDLNLQEGDIIYLVRPSPFSAQKTFERHNSRRKSNISFCSQALIQAQGISSRRGSTIGASFAPPRVPPLSTTKANSLSLPDSPTIITDFRGRSNSLRVVDDILLRRSNSLRQGLSGVGSRRRKSSLEEIGISHFNSLLQHQQQQQQQNAFKIALNGSIGLEVTPPEEHPLERLPGPSIPLGGYQEVAAALPSSSLGPSLPTVTSTPDPQHLQGTIV; encoded by the exons AGTTCGCGTGGAGTACTACGTAAACGAGAATACTTTCAAAGAAAGACTGcaactatattttataaaaaatcagcGATCGA gttTACGCATTAGAATAgctaacttatttttcaaactgTTGACCTGCGTCTTGTATATATGCCGAGTTTGCGCTGATGGAGATCCCATTACCGCTTCCTG ctacgGCTGCAGGCCTGGAAATAAGACTGAATTCGAATATTCGGCTAACTTAACGGAAGAGGAATTTCAGGAGCACCCGATAATTAATTGGGACGGAATAATATGGGTCAATAGGCCTTTATACTTGTGGGTTGTGCAAGTCATATTAGCTATGATATCCTTTACCGAAGCTATACTACTTGCTTATTTAGGCTATAAG GGTAATATCTGGCAACAAGTCTTATCATTTCACTTTATATTGGAAATGGTGAACACAATACCTTTTGCATTGACG TTGCCATTCCCGCCACTAAGAAATCTTTTCATACCAGTGTTTCTAAACTGCTGGTTGGCAAAGAGGTCACTTGAGAATATGTTC AACGATCTCCACAGAGCGATGCAAAAGTCCCAATCAGCATTATCGCAACAGTTGATGATATTATGCGTAACTTTACTATGCCTCGTCTTTACAAG tgtttgCGGTATACAGCACTTTCAACGAGCTGGGCATCGTCACTTGAACTTATTTCAAGCAACTTATTTTGTCGTGGTAACCTTTTCTACAGTTGGTTACGGTGACTTTGTACCAGATATTTGGCCATCACAACTTTTTATGGTCATTATGATAGGTGTGGCATTGGTAGTTCTACCTACACAG TTTGAGCAACTTGCATTCACATGGATGGAAAGACAAAAACTTGGAGGCTCATACTCCTCACACCGTGCACAATCAGAGAAACATGTCGTCGTGTGCTCGACTACTTTACATGCTGACACTATCATGGACTTTCTTAATGAATTTTATGCACATCCACTGCTACAAGACTACTACGTAGTGTTGTTGTCTCCTATGGAACTAGACACCACTATGAGAATGATACTGCAG GTTCCGATTTGGGCACAAAGAGTGATTTACATCCAAGGATCCTGCTTAAAAGATACAGATTTAATACGAGCAAGAATGAATGAAGCCGAAGCGTGTTTTATTCTAGCTGCTAGAAATTATGCAGACAAAACTGCTGCAGACGAACATACTATACTTAG gtcTTGGGCTGTGAAAGATTTTGCACCAGCTGTGCCTCAATACGTGCAGATTTTTAGGCCTGAAAATAAACTGCACGTTAAATTTGCTGAATTTGTAGTTTGCGAAGACGAGTTTAAGTACGCCCTCTTGGCGAACAATTGCACATGTCCGGGAGCTTCTACTCTCGTTACTCTTCTACTTCATACTAGCCGAGGCCA agaaGGCCAACAATCCCCCGAGGAATGGCATCGACTTTATGGAAAATGTTCGGGAAACGAAATTTATCACATAGTTTTGGGTGATAGCCGATTTTTCGGCGAATATGAAGGAAAAAGTTTTACCTACGCAAGTTTTCATTCGCATAGAAA GTATGGCGTTGCTTTAGTCGGAGTGCGCCCTGCTGAGCTGCCTGAATTCTATGAAGAAACCATTCTGTTGAATCCTGGACCACGGCACATCATGAAAAGTAGTGACACCTGCTATTATATGAGCATTACAAAGGAGGAGAATTCTGCTTTTGTTGTTGCTGAAAAACAAGAACATAAGCCGACGCTACCAAAAGACCAAACTGCTTGTAGTCTCCTCTCTAACGACAAGAAAGCAGGTGATGCAGAGGAGGTTTCTGACCAGCAGAAGAAACCTGACGGTAGTAACGTCGCTCAGTACGACCTTCCACAAGTGATTCTCCAAGCTCCCGCGAGTGTCACACCAAAAGCATCGCCATCACGCATCAACCAAGCTAATACTGTTTCATCCGCTAATTTTACTGTCGCTAACT CGAAGTATGGCGAGGGCACATCGGCCTCCGATTCTAGAACCTGCTTAAAAGATTCGCCAGGTACGGACAGTGCTACCGACAGTCATTTATTGCTGCCAAAGCCTGATAGCAATTTTCTCAGTCCCGACGCTTTGAATTACCGTAGAG GAAGCCGAAGACCGTCTATACTCCCTGTCCCAGACATGGTAACTAGCAGTTTAAATATTGCGTCAGATAATCAGGATGAGGACGCTGAAATAGATGAGAGTGAGGATGAATTAGAAGACGATGTTCCATGGCGATCACCATCCGAAAAGATTGC TGATGACGTCACCACCAGCAGCTTCTCGTCGTTGGCAGCCAGTGACATCGGGCACAGCGCATGGCGAAATGATTACATGAG GATCGTAAAAGGATTTCCACCTGTGTCACCATTTATAGGAGTCAGTCCTACTCTGTGCTATTTACTGAAAGAAAAGAAGCCTCTATGTTGTTTGCAGTTAGCACAAGTTTGCGAACATTGTGCTTATAGAAATGCAAAAGAATACCAATGgcaaaacaaaactataatactTGCTGCTGATTATGCATCTAATGGAATATATAATTTCATCATACCTCTACGAGCTCATTTTAGATCAAAGACCTCGCTCAATCCTATCATACTTCTATTGGAACGCAGACCAGACATAGCATTTTTAGACGCTATATCATACTTTCCTTTAGTGTACTGGATGCTAGGAAGCATTGACTG CTTAGATGACTTGTTACGTGCTGGGATTACTTTGGCCGAAAATGTGGTTGTCGTAAACAAAGAATTGTCGAATTCTGCCGAAGAAGATAGTCTAGCCGATTGTAATACAATAGTTGCCGTACAAACTATGTTCAA attttttccatCAATAAAGTCAATCACAGAACTATCACAATCTTCAAATATGCGATTTATGCAATTTCGTGCGCATGACAAGTATGCATTACATTTATCGAAAATGGAAAAG cggGAGAAGGAACGTGGCTCACATATTTCCTACATGTTTCGTCTGCCATTTGCAGCCGGTTCTGTGTTCTCAGCTTCAATGCTTGATACATTACTTTATCAAGCTTTTGTGAAGGACTATGTTATTACCTTTGTGCGACTATTACTGGGTGTCGATCAAGCTCCGGGATCAGGATTTCTTACTTCC ATGAAAATTTCAAAAGAAGACATGTGGATAAGAACATACGGTCGATTGTACCAAAAGTTATGTTCTACTACATGCGAAATTCCGATAGGAATTTATCGCACACAGGACACGACATTAGCCGATGCATCTCACCACGTGAGTATGTCGCCAAGGACCCCATCAAAGTGGTTTTGGTCACGCCTCGCGAGAATGCGACCATCGCGTGCATCG CAGGAGGAGGGCGAAGGCGGAGGATTTTCAACTTGCGGGCGCCGGGAGGCGACAAGCTGCCTCAGTGGCTGCTACGGAGAACGGACGCCGGCG TATTCTACAAGCCTGGCTGATGAAGCCCGAGATAACCATGCTCAACAAATTGAAAGAGCTGAAATAGCTAATCTAGTGCGATCGAGAATGGAATCATTAAATCTTACTGGTATCGATTATGATGACGTCAGCGAGAAACGAAATAGTCTATCTTATGTGATAATAAATCCTAGTTGTGACCTCAACTTGCAAGAAGGCGATATAAT ataTTTAGTTCGTCCGTCACCATTTTCTGCGCAAAAAACATTTGAACGCCACAACAGTCGACGTAAATCAAATATAAGCTTTTGTTCACAAGCTTTGATTCAAGCTCAAGGTATTTCGAGTAGGAGAGGATCCACCATTGGTGCAAGTTTTGCCCCGCCTCGTGTGCCTCCCCTGTCCACTACTAAAGCAAACTCCTTGTCTTTGCCTGATAGCCCCACCATAATCACCGATTTTAGAGGCAGATCAAATTCACTTCGGGTTGTTGATGATATATTACTGCGAAGATCTAATTCACTTCGTCAAGGACTAAGTGGTGTCGGTTCCCGGCGTAGAAAAAGTAGTCTCGAAGAAATTGGTATATCCCACTTCAATTCACTACTACAACATcaacaacagcaacagcaaCAGAATGCTTTCAAAATCGCTTTGAACGGTAGTATTGGCCTTGAAGTAACACCGCCAGAAGAGCATCCCTTGGAGCGCTTACCTGGGCCAAGTATACCGCTCGGGGGATATCAAGAAGTTGCAGCAGCATTGCCGTCTTCGTCTCTAGGTCCTTCATTACCAACTGTCACATCAACTCCTGATCCCCAGCATCTGCAAGGGACTATTGTATGA
- the LOC110374263 gene encoding potassium channel subfamily T member 2 isoform X1: MECSGGGESVDGPSSRGSTKVNFPPEVELERRPTVSAVATAAYHKSRGRSMSAWSDISRSSIRFEERVRVEYYVNENTFKERLQLYFIKNQRSSLRIRIANLFFKLLTCVLYICRVCADGDPITASCYGCRPGNKTEFEYSANLTEEEFQEHPIINWDGIIWVNRPLYLWVVQVILAMISFTEAILLAYLGYKGNIWQQVLSFHFILEMVNTIPFALTLPFPPLRNLFIPVFLNCWLAKRSLENMFNDLHRAMQKSQSALSQQLMILCVTLLCLVFTSVCGIQHFQRAGHRHLNLFQATYFVVVTFSTVGYGDFVPDIWPSQLFMVIMIGVALVVLPTQFEQLAFTWMERQKLGGSYSSHRAQSEKHVVVCSTTLHADTIMDFLNEFYAHPLLQDYYVVLLSPMELDTTMRMILQVPIWAQRVIYIQGSCLKDTDLIRARMNEAEACFILAARNYADKTAADEHTILRSWAVKDFAPAVPQYVQIFRPENKLHVKFAEFVVCEDEFKYALLANNCTCPGASTLVTLLLHTSRGQEGQQSPEEWHRLYGKCSGNEIYHIVLGDSRFFGEYEGKSFTYASFHSHRKYGVALVGVRPAELPEFYEETILLNPGPRHIMKSSDTCYYMSITKEENSAFVVAEKQEHKPTLPKDQTACSLLSNDKKAGDAEEVSDQQKKPDGSNVAQYDLPQVILQAPASVTPKASPSRINQANTVSSANFTVANSKYGEGTSASDSRTCLKDSPGTDSATDSHLLLPKPDSNFLSPDALNYRRGSRRPSILPVPDMVTSSLNIASDNQDEDAEIDESEDELEDDVPWRSPSEKIADDVTTSSFSSLAASDIGHSAWRNDYMRIVKGFPPVSPFIGVSPTLCYLLKEKKPLCCLQLAQVCEHCAYRNAKEYQWQNKTIILAADYASNGIYNFIIPLRAHFRSKTSLNPIILLLERRPDIAFLDAISYFPLVYWMLGSIDCLDDLLRAGITLAENVVVVNKELSNSAEEDSLADCNTIVAVQTMFKFFPSIKSITELSQSSNMRFMQFRAHDKYALHLSKMEKREKERGSHISYMFRLPFAAGSVFSASMLDTLLYQAFVKDYVITFVRLLLGVDQAPGSGFLTSMKISKEDMWIRTYGRLYQKLCSTTCEIPIGIYRTQDTTLADASHHVSMSPRTPSKWFWSRLARMRPSRASLQQEEGEGGGFSTCGRREATSCLSGCYGERTPAYSTSLADEARDNHAQQIERAEIANLVRSRMESLNLTGIDYDDVSEKRNSLSYVIINPSCDLNLQEGDIIYLVRPSPFSAQKTFERHNSRRKSNISFCSQALIQAQGISSRRGSTIGASFAPPRVPPLSTTKANSLSLPDSPTIITDFRGRSNSLRVVDDILLRRSNSLRQGLSGVGSRRRKSSLEEIGISHFNSLLQHQQQQQQQNAFKIALNGSIGLEVTPPEEHPLERLPGPSIPLGGYQEVAAALPSSSLGPSLPTVTSTPDPQHLQGTIV; the protein is encoded by the exons AGTTCGCGTGGAGTACTACGTAAACGAGAATACTTTCAAAGAAAGACTGcaactatattttataaaaaatcagcGATCGA gttTACGCATTAGAATAgctaacttatttttcaaactgTTGACCTGCGTCTTGTATATATGCCGAGTTTGCGCTGATGGAGATCCCATTACCGCTTCCTG ctacgGCTGCAGGCCTGGAAATAAGACTGAATTCGAATATTCGGCTAACTTAACGGAAGAGGAATTTCAGGAGCACCCGATAATTAATTGGGACGGAATAATATGGGTCAATAGGCCTTTATACTTGTGGGTTGTGCAAGTCATATTAGCTATGATATCCTTTACCGAAGCTATACTACTTGCTTATTTAGGCTATAAG GGTAATATCTGGCAACAAGTCTTATCATTTCACTTTATATTGGAAATGGTGAACACAATACCTTTTGCATTGACG TTGCCATTCCCGCCACTAAGAAATCTTTTCATACCAGTGTTTCTAAACTGCTGGTTGGCAAAGAGGTCACTTGAGAATATGTTC AACGATCTCCACAGAGCGATGCAAAAGTCCCAATCAGCATTATCGCAACAGTTGATGATATTATGCGTAACTTTACTATGCCTCGTCTTTACAAG tgtttgCGGTATACAGCACTTTCAACGAGCTGGGCATCGTCACTTGAACTTATTTCAAGCAACTTATTTTGTCGTGGTAACCTTTTCTACAGTTGGTTACGGTGACTTTGTACCAGATATTTGGCCATCACAACTTTTTATGGTCATTATGATAGGTGTGGCATTGGTAGTTCTACCTACACAG TTTGAGCAACTTGCATTCACATGGATGGAAAGACAAAAACTTGGAGGCTCATACTCCTCACACCGTGCACAATCAGAGAAACATGTCGTCGTGTGCTCGACTACTTTACATGCTGACACTATCATGGACTTTCTTAATGAATTTTATGCACATCCACTGCTACAAGACTACTACGTAGTGTTGTTGTCTCCTATGGAACTAGACACCACTATGAGAATGATACTGCAG GTTCCGATTTGGGCACAAAGAGTGATTTACATCCAAGGATCCTGCTTAAAAGATACAGATTTAATACGAGCAAGAATGAATGAAGCCGAAGCGTGTTTTATTCTAGCTGCTAGAAATTATGCAGACAAAACTGCTGCAGACGAACATACTATACTTAG gtcTTGGGCTGTGAAAGATTTTGCACCAGCTGTGCCTCAATACGTGCAGATTTTTAGGCCTGAAAATAAACTGCACGTTAAATTTGCTGAATTTGTAGTTTGCGAAGACGAGTTTAAGTACGCCCTCTTGGCGAACAATTGCACATGTCCGGGAGCTTCTACTCTCGTTACTCTTCTACTTCATACTAGCCGAGGCCA agaaGGCCAACAATCCCCCGAGGAATGGCATCGACTTTATGGAAAATGTTCGGGAAACGAAATTTATCACATAGTTTTGGGTGATAGCCGATTTTTCGGCGAATATGAAGGAAAAAGTTTTACCTACGCAAGTTTTCATTCGCATAGAAA GTATGGCGTTGCTTTAGTCGGAGTGCGCCCTGCTGAGCTGCCTGAATTCTATGAAGAAACCATTCTGTTGAATCCTGGACCACGGCACATCATGAAAAGTAGTGACACCTGCTATTATATGAGCATTACAAAGGAGGAGAATTCTGCTTTTGTTGTTGCTGAAAAACAAGAACATAAGCCGACGCTACCAAAAGACCAAACTGCTTGTAGTCTCCTCTCTAACGACAAGAAAGCAGGTGATGCAGAGGAGGTTTCTGACCAGCAGAAGAAACCTGACGGTAGTAACGTCGCTCAGTACGACCTTCCACAAGTGATTCTCCAAGCTCCCGCGAGTGTCACACCAAAAGCATCGCCATCACGCATCAACCAAGCTAATACTGTTTCATCCGCTAATTTTACTGTCGCTAACT CGAAGTATGGCGAGGGCACATCGGCCTCCGATTCTAGAACCTGCTTAAAAGATTCGCCAGGTACGGACAGTGCTACCGACAGTCATTTATTGCTGCCAAAGCCTGATAGCAATTTTCTCAGTCCCGACGCTTTGAATTACCGTAGAG GAAGCCGAAGACCGTCTATACTCCCTGTCCCAGACATGGTAACTAGCAGTTTAAATATTGCGTCAGATAATCAGGATGAGGACGCTGAAATAGATGAGAGTGAGGATGAATTAGAAGACGATGTTCCATGGCGATCACCATCCGAAAAGATTGC TGATGACGTCACCACCAGCAGCTTCTCGTCGTTGGCAGCCAGTGACATCGGGCACAGCGCATGGCGAAATGATTACATGAG GATCGTAAAAGGATTTCCACCTGTGTCACCATTTATAGGAGTCAGTCCTACTCTGTGCTATTTACTGAAAGAAAAGAAGCCTCTATGTTGTTTGCAGTTAGCACAAGTTTGCGAACATTGTGCTTATAGAAATGCAAAAGAATACCAATGgcaaaacaaaactataatactTGCTGCTGATTATGCATCTAATGGAATATATAATTTCATCATACCTCTACGAGCTCATTTTAGATCAAAGACCTCGCTCAATCCTATCATACTTCTATTGGAACGCAGACCAGACATAGCATTTTTAGACGCTATATCATACTTTCCTTTAGTGTACTGGATGCTAGGAAGCATTGACTG CTTAGATGACTTGTTACGTGCTGGGATTACTTTGGCCGAAAATGTGGTTGTCGTAAACAAAGAATTGTCGAATTCTGCCGAAGAAGATAGTCTAGCCGATTGTAATACAATAGTTGCCGTACAAACTATGTTCAA attttttccatCAATAAAGTCAATCACAGAACTATCACAATCTTCAAATATGCGATTTATGCAATTTCGTGCGCATGACAAGTATGCATTACATTTATCGAAAATGGAAAAG cggGAGAAGGAACGTGGCTCACATATTTCCTACATGTTTCGTCTGCCATTTGCAGCCGGTTCTGTGTTCTCAGCTTCAATGCTTGATACATTACTTTATCAAGCTTTTGTGAAGGACTATGTTATTACCTTTGTGCGACTATTACTGGGTGTCGATCAAGCTCCGGGATCAGGATTTCTTACTTCC ATGAAAATTTCAAAAGAAGACATGTGGATAAGAACATACGGTCGATTGTACCAAAAGTTATGTTCTACTACATGCGAAATTCCGATAGGAATTTATCGCACACAGGACACGACATTAGCCGATGCATCTCACCACGTGAGTATGTCGCCAAGGACCCCATCAAAGTGGTTTTGGTCACGCCTCGCGAGAATGCGACCATCGCGTGCATCG TTGCAGCAGGAGGAGGGCGAAGGCGGAGGATTTTCAACTTGCGGGCGCCGGGAGGCGACAAGCTGCCTCAGTGGCTGCTACGGAGAACGGACGCCGGCG TATTCTACAAGCCTGGCTGATGAAGCCCGAGATAACCATGCTCAACAAATTGAAAGAGCTGAAATAGCTAATCTAGTGCGATCGAGAATGGAATCATTAAATCTTACTGGTATCGATTATGATGACGTCAGCGAGAAACGAAATAGTCTATCTTATGTGATAATAAATCCTAGTTGTGACCTCAACTTGCAAGAAGGCGATATAAT ataTTTAGTTCGTCCGTCACCATTTTCTGCGCAAAAAACATTTGAACGCCACAACAGTCGACGTAAATCAAATATAAGCTTTTGTTCACAAGCTTTGATTCAAGCTCAAGGTATTTCGAGTAGGAGAGGATCCACCATTGGTGCAAGTTTTGCCCCGCCTCGTGTGCCTCCCCTGTCCACTACTAAAGCAAACTCCTTGTCTTTGCCTGATAGCCCCACCATAATCACCGATTTTAGAGGCAGATCAAATTCACTTCGGGTTGTTGATGATATATTACTGCGAAGATCTAATTCACTTCGTCAAGGACTAAGTGGTGTCGGTTCCCGGCGTAGAAAAAGTAGTCTCGAAGAAATTGGTATATCCCACTTCAATTCACTACTACAACATcaacaacagcaacagcaaCAGAATGCTTTCAAAATCGCTTTGAACGGTAGTATTGGCCTTGAAGTAACACCGCCAGAAGAGCATCCCTTGGAGCGCTTACCTGGGCCAAGTATACCGCTCGGGGGATATCAAGAAGTTGCAGCAGCATTGCCGTCTTCGTCTCTAGGTCCTTCATTACCAACTGTCACATCAACTCCTGATCCCCAGCATCTGCAAGGGACTATTGTATGA
- the LOC110374237 gene encoding uncharacterized protein LOC110374237 produces MYRFIFLVLIGLCLHMLPVFVSQSIVRQGMELRQSAINCTAKCKGSECHSNCTGMMSSASAVGFNATSITIGDLSTVECYGPFCKSACDGVMNVCMSKCIGRSCEALVSFNCLFREGLFINKSKPLIL; encoded by the exons ATgtatcgttttatttttcttgtgttAATAGGGCTATGTTTACACATG TTGCCAGTGTTTGTGAGCCAGAGTATTGTTCGCCAAGGAATGGAGTTACGG caatcGGCCATTAATTGTACAGCGAAg tgcAAAGGATCGGAGTGTCATTCAAAT TGTACGGGTATGATGTCATCTGCTTCG GCTGTAGGATTCAATGCGACATCAATA ACCATAGGAGATTTGTCAACAGTTGAG TGCTATGGACCATTTTGCAAATCTGCA TGCGACGGAGTGATGAATGTTTGTATGTCAAAA TGCATCGGGCGCAGCTGTGAAGCACTCGTAAGTTTCAACTGTTTGTTTCGAGAGGGTTTAttcataaacaaaagtaaaCCTTTAATTTTATGA